A DNA window from Candidatus Tanganyikabacteria bacterium contains the following coding sequences:
- a CDS encoding ATP-binding protein — protein sequence MVDVLERPRYWPKIDPWVGAPLIKVLAGQWRVGKSCLLKALRQRLMARPEAPPVLFVEMERAEWAHLNDAAALLRWVAEAAPGGPAVVMIDEVQEIREFDVALRSLLAEGRFDLYVTGSNAELLSGEIASRFAGRSVELPVFPLCYDEFLTFHDRPDDEESLRLFLRFGGLPFLRHLPLEDEVAFEYLLGVAQTAIFKDVVTRHAIRNPDLLERLVLFLADNVGSPVSAQSIARFLKSQRTAASVPTLLSYVGYLEKAYLVRRVRRADLEGKRFFEVAEKHYFEDLGVRAALLGSRERDVSKIVENVVLGRLLADGWSVTTGDVGGREIDFVCRRGREKLYVQACYLLADAATREREFRTMLAIDDNYPKVIVSLDPLLDDHRGVAHRHLRDFLRDGWGSSRCP from the coding sequence ATGGTTGACGTCCTCGAGCGACCCCGGTACTGGCCAAAGATCGACCCCTGGGTGGGTGCGCCGCTCATCAAGGTCCTGGCCGGCCAGTGGCGGGTAGGCAAGTCATGCTTGCTGAAGGCTCTTCGCCAGCGGCTGATGGCGCGCCCGGAGGCTCCACCCGTGCTCTTCGTCGAAATGGAACGGGCCGAGTGGGCCCATCTGAACGACGCTGCCGCACTTCTCCGCTGGGTCGCCGAGGCGGCGCCAGGCGGCCCCGCCGTCGTCATGATCGACGAGGTGCAAGAGATCCGCGAGTTCGACGTCGCGCTGCGCAGCCTCCTGGCCGAAGGCCGCTTCGACCTGTACGTCACGGGCTCGAATGCCGAGCTCCTATCGGGCGAAATCGCCTCGCGCTTTGCCGGCCGATCCGTCGAGCTGCCAGTCTTCCCTCTTTGCTACGACGAGTTTCTGACCTTTCATGACCGGCCTGACGACGAGGAGTCTCTCCGACTCTTCCTCCGCTTTGGCGGCCTGCCGTTTCTCCGGCATCTGCCGCTCGAAGATGAGGTCGCCTTTGAGTACCTTCTCGGAGTGGCTCAGACCGCGATCTTCAAGGATGTCGTGACGCGCCACGCCATCAGGAATCCCGATCTGCTAGAGCGGCTCGTTCTCTTCCTGGCCGACAACGTGGGCTCGCCCGTATCGGCCCAGAGCATCGCGAGGTTCCTCAAGTCGCAGCGAACGGCCGCGTCCGTGCCGACCCTCCTCTCTTACGTCGGCTATCTGGAGAAGGCGTATCTGGTGAGGAGGGTCCGTCGCGCTGATCTCGAGGGGAAGCGTTTCTTCGAAGTGGCCGAGAAACACTACTTCGAGGATCTCGGCGTACGGGCCGCCCTGCTCGGCTCGCGAGAACGCGACGTCTCGAAGATCGTCGAGAATGTTGTCCTGGGACGCCTCCTTGCGGACGGCTGGAGCGTTACGACAGGTGACGTGGGCGGCCGAGAGATCGATTTCGTCTGCCGCCGCGGAAGAGAGAAGCTGTATGTGCAGGCATGCTACCTCCTGGCGGACGCCGCCACCCGCGAACGCGAGTTTCGGACCATGCTGGCCATCGACGACAACTACCCCAAGGTGATTGTTAGCCTGGACCCGTTGCTGGATGACCACCGAGGTGTGGCCCATCGCCATCTCCGGGACTTCCTGCGCGACGGCTGGGGCAGCTCGCGCTGCCCTTGA
- a CDS encoding Rrf2 family transcriptional regulator, with product MRSDSRLSRMLHVLLHMARHDAPFTSVQLAQMLRTNAVVVRRTMAGLREAGYVRSDKGHGGGWSIACDPHAVTLLDIHRAVGGPHLFAIGVESDNPECAIERAVNAELDGALQEAEALLIARLGAISLADLARRFDTLCQHPATTA from the coding sequence ATGCGAAGCGACAGCCGCCTCTCGCGCATGCTCCACGTGCTGCTGCACATGGCTCGGCACGACGCGCCGTTCACGTCGGTACAACTCGCGCAGATGCTGCGGACCAATGCCGTAGTGGTGCGGCGCACGATGGCCGGCCTGCGCGAGGCCGGCTATGTGCGCTCCGACAAGGGGCATGGCGGCGGCTGGTCCATCGCTTGCGATCCGCACGCCGTGACACTGCTCGACATCCATCGAGCAGTGGGCGGTCCGCACCTCTTCGCGATCGGCGTCGAGAGCGATAACCCCGAATGCGCCATCGAACGGGCGGTCAACGCCGAGCTCGACGGCGCCCTGCAAGAGGCCGAAGCCTTGTTGATCGCCCGCTTGGGCGCCATTTCGCTGGCCGATCTCGCGCGGCGCTTCGATACCCTGTGCCAGCACCCGGCGACGACGGCGTGA